From Ficedula albicollis isolate OC2 chromosome 20, FicAlb1.5, whole genome shotgun sequence, one genomic window encodes:
- the REM1 gene encoding GTP-binding protein REM 1 has protein sequence MTLNTQPGSRSPLRRRASTPLPRPGGSGATSRGEPCHPQLGHTASEPGGRAPRGSCSPGSSGSASLRNPRYRVVLLGDPGVGKTSLVNLFAGVQERDLLEQHGGAAYERRLTVDGEETTLLVLDTWEPERGEESQRHSHCLQVGNAYIIVYSVTDRDSFESASELRIQLRRARQAEDIPIILVGNKTDLVRCREVSEEEGQACAAVFDCKFIETSAALQHNVAELFEGVVRQIRLRQGGKKSHLHPMPGHKHKESLASRARHFLDRLVTRNSSRVALKVRSKSCHDLSVL, from the exons ATGACTCTGAACACGCAGCCCGGCAGCAGAAGCCCGCTGCGGCGGAGGGCCAGCACCCCGCTCCCGCGGCCGGGGGGCTCTGGGGCCACTTCGCGGGGTgagccctgtcacccccagctcGGCCACACCGCCTCCGAGCCGGGCGGCAGGGCGCCCCGCGGCAGCTGCTCCCCCGGTTCCTcgggctcgg CCAGCCTCAGGAACCCCCGGTACCgagtggtgctgctgggtgacCCCGGCGTGGGGAAGACCAGCCTGGTTAACCTCTTCGCCGGCGTCCAGGagagggacctgctggagcagcatgGAG GGGCCGCGTACGAGCGCAGGCTGACCGTGGATGGCGAGGAGACCACGCTGCTGGTGCTGGACACCTGGGAGCCAGAGCGG GGTGAGGAAAGCCAGCGCCATAGCCACTGCCTGCAGGTAGGAAACGCCTACATCATCGTTTACTCTGTCACTGACCGGGACAGCTTCGAGAGCGCCTCAGAGCTGCGCATCCAACTGCGCCGTGCGCGCCAGGCTGAGGACATCCCCATCATCCTGGTGGGCAACAAAACCGACCTGGTGCGGTGCCGTGAGGTGTCCGAGGAAG AGGGCCAGGCCTGCGCCGCTGTCTTCGACTGCAAGTTCATTGAGACGTcggcagctctgcagcacaacGTGGCCGAGCTCTTTGAGGGGGTGGTGCGGCAGATCCGCCTGCGCCAAGGGGGCAAGAAGTCCCACCTGCACCCCATGCCTGGCCATAAGCACAAGGAGAGCCTCGCCAGCAGAGCCCGGCACTTCCTCGACAGGCTGGTGaccaggaacagcagcagagtggCCCTCAAAGTCCGTTCCAAGTCCTGCCATGACCTGTCTGTGCTCTGA